In Candidatus Cloacimonadota bacterium, the genomic stretch TTTCTTTACAATCTATTTGGGAAGTAACTATTTTAGTGTCAAGTTATATTAGGAATGGCTTAAAGGATTAATTCGTATGTGGAGTGCTGAAACGAGTTCTCCAGATTTATCGGGAGAATGAACTTTCAGCATAGAAGTAAATTTTTATGCAATTAATTCATTGATAAATCTAAAAATGGGAAAGTCATAGTAAAGCAATATTTATGGAAAAAACAAAGATAAAAAAAAGAATTGAACTATTAACAAAAGAGATAGAATTTCATAATAAGAAATACTATGTTGAGAATCGTCCTGTTATCTCAGATTATGAATTTGACCAATTGATGCGTGAACTTCAGGAGTTGGAAAATAAGTATCCAGAATTTGCTTTACCTGACTCCCCTACCCAACGAGTTGGCTCTGACATTACAAACGAATTTGAATCAATTCCGCACATTGTGCCAATGCAAAGTTTGAGTAATGCTTACTCTTTTTCGGAGCTAAAAGATTTTTTACTTCGTGTAGAAAAAGGGCTTGGAATATCATCATTAGAATATGTTGTAGAGCAAAAGATAGATGGGGTCAGTATCAACCTGCTTTATGAAAATGGTGTTTTGATTCACGCTTTAACGCGAGGAGATGGAACTGTCGGTGAAAACATTACTAAAAACGCGAAAACTATTAGAGACATTCCTTTAAGTATAGGGTACAGGAAACGGATTGAGATTCGTGGCGAAATTTATCTTGCAAGAGATGAATTTAATAAACTTAACGAGCAAAGGCAAAAGGCTGGGAATGAACCTTTCGCAAATCCACGAAATGCTGCTGCTGGCTCTATTAAACTCAAGTATTCCAAGGATACTGCAAAGCGACATCTGAATGCAATTTTTTACGGAATGGGATTTACTGCGGAAAACGAGTTTTCCACCCAATACGAATTTCTTCAATTTCTGAAGAATCATGGTTTTCCCACAAACCAAAATATTAAAAAATGCGGGTCTTTAAAAGAGATAAAATTGTTTTGTAATGAATGGGAACCAAAGCGTTTTGACCTACCATTTGACATTGACGGTATGGTAATCAAAGTTGATTTGATTGATTATCAGGAAAAACTTGGAGGCACGGCAAAAAGCCCAAGATGGGCTATTGCGTATAAATTCAAAGCAGAGGAAGTAATTACAAAATTAAATAGAATTGAATTTCAGGTTGGACGAACAGGAGCAATAACTCCAGTTGCAAAATTGACACCTGTTAGAATTTCTGGTTCTACTGTTTCAAACGCAACATTACATAATGAAGACGAGGTTAAGCGTTTGCAACTCAAGATTGGAGACTATGTTAAAGTAGTAAAATCAGGAGAGATAATTCCAAAAATCATTGAAGTTGTATTTGGAAAAAGGGATGGAACAGAAAAGGATTTTCAGATGATAAAGGAGTGCCCAGTCTGCCATACCAAATTGGCGCGAAAGCAGGATGAGGCAATTTGGCGATGCCCGAATGTGTCCTGTCCAGCACAAATCAAACGCAATTTAGAACACTTCGCTTCCCGAAATGCAATGGATATTGAAGGTCTTGGTACATCAGTTATTGCAACTTTGGTTGACAAAAACTTTGTGAAGAATTTTGCTGATTTATACAAATTTGATTATACTAAACTGAAATCGTTGGAAGGTTTTGAGGAAAAATCAGTTCAAAATTTAAGAAATGCAATTGAGAAAAGCAAATCAATCCCGTTTCCCAAAGTGCTGTATGCTATAGGCATTCGCTATGTTGGGGTAAAGACCGCCAGAATTCTCGCAGAAAATTTCGGTTCAATTGAGAATTTAAGAAAAGCCACTGTTGAAGAATTGTCAGAAGTTCCAGAGATTGGAGAAAAAATTGCTTTAAGTATAGTTGAATACTTTCAAAATGAGAAAAATTCTGAACTTATAAATGAACTCCGAAATATTGGCTTACAATTTCAAATTAAGAAAGAAGAGAAAAAAGAAAAGAAACTGGACGGCTTGAAATTTGTTCTTACTGGCACATTACCAAATTATTCTCGCAATGAGATGAAAGAACTTATTATTTCAAATGGCGGTGAAGTGCTTTCTGCTATTAGCAAAAATGTTGATTATCTTGTTCTTGGAGAAAATCCGGGTTCCAAACTGGAGAAGGCAAAAAAGATTGAAAGTATTAAAATTATATCAGAAGCAGAAGTTATTGAGATGATGAAGAATTGACTAATTTCAAAAAGTAGTTATATCTCTGAAACTTGAAATTGAAAATTATGAAAAATTAATTATAAAAATTTATACAAAAAAAATTATTCTTGGTGCTTTTGTGTCTTTGTGGCAAAAAAGTCAAAATTATGAAAATCTTATCTAAATATATTCTGAAAGAGCATACAGGACCATTTTTCCTTTCCGTAGCTGTGATAACTTCCGTTATGCTGTTAGATAGGATTTTAGACTTACTAAACCTGATTATCACAAAAAGATTGCCTCTTTCAACAGTGATAAAACTCTTTGGTCTCAGCCTTCCATTTATGCTCGCATTATCTATTCCAATGGCAGTTTTGGTCGGCACTATTATGGCATTTGGCAGACTATCTTCTGATAATGAAATTACTGCATTTAAGGCAAGTGGAATAAATATCTATCGGATGATGGCTCCTGTCGTCTTTGTAGCAATTCTACTTTCTTTTTTTATGATACATTTTAATAACAATATTTTACCTGATAGTAATTTCGCTTTAAAAAATCTACTTGTAAAAATTCACTCTCGGAGGCCCACATCAGAATTAAAACCAGGACTCTTTACTAAATTAAAAAACTATAATTTCTATTACCATAGCAAGGATAAAGAAAGCGAACTCTTTAATGAGATTGTAATTTATGACAGACAACCAGGAGATTTCCCGCGCATCATTACGGCAAAAAACGGAAATGTAAAACTTTCAAATGGAGGGAATTCATTATCAGCAACATTATATAATGGGGAGATTCATGAAATTGACAATAAAGCTCCTGAAAAGTATTCATCAATTGTTTTCAAAAAATATCGTATTGATATACCTGATTTAGGACTTAAAGTAAATCCGGCAAGATATGCACATCGTGGGGACAGAGAGATGAGTTCTAAAGATATGAAAGCAAAAATTGAAAATCTTGAAAACACTCGGCAGTCTAAAATTAATGAATTAAATAAATATAAAGAAAAGTTGATAGAATTACAAAGCAAGATTTCAGATAAAGAAAAGATAAAAAGAGAAATAAAAAAGCTAAAGAACCTTATTGAAATCCGTCTGCATCGCATCAGAAGTTTAAGTGCAGAAATCAGCAGGTATGCAGTGGAAATCCATAAGAAATATTCCATTGCTTTTGCTTGCCTTGTATTTATTCTTATTGGTGCACCAATAGGAATGATGACAAGGACAAATACAATTGGAAGAGGATTTGCAATTAGTTCGTTCGTATTTCTTGTATATTATATTTCACTTTATGCAGGAGAAGAATTAGCAGATAGAATGATTATTTCTCCATTTATCGCAATGTGGATTTCTAATATTGTATTTACAGGCATTGGAGTCTATTTAGTAATCTATTCAGTTCGCGAAAGACGAATTATCCATCTTGAAAAGATAACAAAAATTTTTAAGAGCAGGAAAGTACCGAAATGAGTAGACGGGAGTGCTGAAACGAAGAGCGATGCGATGAACTTTCAGCCCCGAAATCGGGACGAAAAGTTCATCCCGATAAATCGGGATTCGTTTTCGCACTCCAAAGGATTAAAATGTTTATTTCCGTGTGTTGTCATGGACCATTCCACGACAAACAAACGTGCTCTGAACAGAGACAACTTGTTTAAAATTTAATCGGTTAAATAGAAAAATGAAAATCCTAGATAAATATATCTTAAAAAGTTTTGCAAGATTATATCTCATTGTCTTCTCTTCATTCCTCGTAGTTTTCATAATAATTGAATTCTTTGAAAAGTTTGATAACTTTTTAGGTAAAAATGCCCAAACATTTGATATAGTATTATATTTTATTTGCAGAATCCCATATATCATAGTTTTGACTTCACCTGTAGCTATTATCTTAGCAGGGCTATTCTTAATGCAATATCTTAATAAACATAACGAAACGGTTGCAATTAGAAGTGCTGGTATAAGCATTATTCGTATGTCTATACCAATATTTGTATTTGGATTTTTGATTAGTATTATAATTATGATTTTCGGAGATACATTGCTCCCTTATGCAGAAGAGAATCGTGATTATATCAAAAATGTAAAAATCTATAAACGGCCAAAAGAAGATATCAGAATGCGCTCAAATATTCAATATAAAGATGATGAAGGCAGACTTTATTATATAGGTTTTCTGGATGGATATAGAAGTAAAATTAAACATATTGATATTTCAGAATTTAATGATAACAATGAAATTGTCAGTAAAATCACTTCTGAATATGCTTTATGGAAAGATAATCCAAACGATTCCGAGCGAAATTTAGTATTTCATAATGGTTATATAAGAAAATTTACAAAAGGGAAACTAACTGATTGTAACCATTTTATCAGCAAGATAATTCCATACATAAAAATTCAGCCCTACGACCTTGTGAAAAGCAGTAAAGACCCAATGGAGATGAACTTTTTTGATTTGCGAGAATATATCACTCGTCTACAAAGAATAGGCGAAAAGCATCAAAAGGAATTAGTGGAATTAAATATTAAAATTGCCTTCCCTTTTGTGAATTTAATAATCTTATTTTTCTGCATTCCAATTTCCACAATATCAACTCGTGGAAAATCTCGTGGTATTGGGTTTGTGATTGGAATTGCTGTCTGCTTCCTTTATCTTTACT encodes the following:
- a CDS encoding LptF/LptG family permease → MKILSKYILKEHTGPFFLSVAVITSVMLLDRILDLLNLIITKRLPLSTVIKLFGLSLPFMLALSIPMAVLVGTIMAFGRLSSDNEITAFKASGINIYRMMAPVVFVAILLSFFMIHFNNNILPDSNFALKNLLVKIHSRRPTSELKPGLFTKLKNYNFYYHSKDKESELFNEIVIYDRQPGDFPRIITAKNGNVKLSNGGNSLSATLYNGEIHEIDNKAPEKYSSIVFKKYRIDIPDLGLKVNPARYAHRGDREMSSKDMKAKIENLENTRQSKINELNKYKEKLIELQSKISDKEKIKREIKKLKNLIEIRLHRIRSLSAEISRYAVEIHKKYSIAFACLVFILIGAPIGMMTRTNTIGRGFAISSFVFLVYYISLYAGEELADRMIISPFIAMWISNIVFTGIGVYLVIYSVRERRIIHLEKITKIFKSRKVPK
- the ligA gene encoding NAD-dependent DNA ligase LigA, giving the protein MEKTKIKKRIELLTKEIEFHNKKYYVENRPVISDYEFDQLMRELQELENKYPEFALPDSPTQRVGSDITNEFESIPHIVPMQSLSNAYSFSELKDFLLRVEKGLGISSLEYVVEQKIDGVSINLLYENGVLIHALTRGDGTVGENITKNAKTIRDIPLSIGYRKRIEIRGEIYLARDEFNKLNEQRQKAGNEPFANPRNAAAGSIKLKYSKDTAKRHLNAIFYGMGFTAENEFSTQYEFLQFLKNHGFPTNQNIKKCGSLKEIKLFCNEWEPKRFDLPFDIDGMVIKVDLIDYQEKLGGTAKSPRWAIAYKFKAEEVITKLNRIEFQVGRTGAITPVAKLTPVRISGSTVSNATLHNEDEVKRLQLKIGDYVKVVKSGEIIPKIIEVVFGKRDGTEKDFQMIKECPVCHTKLARKQDEAIWRCPNVSCPAQIKRNLEHFASRNAMDIEGLGTSVIATLVDKNFVKNFADLYKFDYTKLKSLEGFEEKSVQNLRNAIEKSKSIPFPKVLYAIGIRYVGVKTARILAENFGSIENLRKATVEELSEVPEIGEKIALSIVEYFQNEKNSELINELRNIGLQFQIKKEEKKEKKLDGLKFVLTGTLPNYSRNEMKELIISNGGEVLSAISKNVDYLVLGENPGSKLEKAKKIESIKIISEAEVIEMMKN
- a CDS encoding LptF/LptG family permease — protein: MKILDKYILKSFARLYLIVFSSFLVVFIIIEFFEKFDNFLGKNAQTFDIVLYFICRIPYIIVLTSPVAIILAGLFLMQYLNKHNETVAIRSAGISIIRMSIPIFVFGFLISIIIMIFGDTLLPYAEENRDYIKNVKIYKRPKEDIRMRSNIQYKDDEGRLYYIGFLDGYRSKIKHIDISEFNDNNEIVSKITSEYALWKDNPNDSERNLVFHNGYIRKFTKGKLTDCNHFISKIIPYIKIQPYDLVKSSKDPMEMNFFDLREYITRLQRIGEKHQKELVELNIKIAFPFVNLIILFFCIPISTISTRGKSRGIGFVIGIAVCFLYLYSVRLGQSLGYNEIISPLLAAWLANILFGTIGVVGILRAGK